The Leadbettera azotonutricia ZAS-9 genome has a window encoding:
- a CDS encoding endonuclease, whose translation MKLPHLAVLFLGFLGIFPLSCNSAKNTQNTREEERIWDTVKICSFNIQIFGVSKMAKSEVAGMLAQIVSGMDIVAVQEVRSVSIEPVEQFMALLPERYSYVLGPREGRSGSKEQYWVIYDAEKFTLLGAAQYPDHDDVFERNPLGVYLQSPKGFDFILIDNHLQPGGAKKEIEALPAIVSYFRDYWGEEDVLVMGDFNADGSYYNESALEAVFPVEAYEIVITNDFDTTVAASDNTYDRFIITDSAREDFTGNRGVLRFDEEFDFSLYSIKPLDVSDHYPIWAEFYTERDTD comes from the coding sequence ATGAAATTGCCTCATTTGGCTGTGCTGTTTTTGGGCTTTTTAGGCATTTTCCCCCTTTCATGCAACAGCGCCAAAAATACGCAAAACACACGGGAAGAGGAGCGTATATGGGATACCGTAAAAATCTGCTCCTTCAATATACAGATATTCGGCGTTTCAAAAATGGCAAAGAGTGAAGTCGCGGGAATGCTCGCCCAAATTGTTTCAGGCATGGATATTGTCGCAGTGCAGGAAGTGCGTTCGGTTTCCATAGAGCCAGTGGAACAATTCATGGCCCTCTTGCCTGAACGGTACTCCTATGTCCTTGGGCCCAGGGAAGGGCGCTCCGGTTCCAAGGAGCAATACTGGGTAATATACGATGCCGAAAAATTCACCCTCCTTGGGGCAGCCCAGTACCCTGATCATGACGATGTCTTCGAGCGCAATCCCCTGGGCGTGTACCTTCAAAGCCCAAAGGGCTTTGATTTTATCCTTATCGATAACCATTTGCAGCCGGGAGGGGCAAAAAAAGAAATCGAAGCCCTGCCTGCAATTGTTTCTTACTTCAGGGATTACTGGGGCGAAGAAGATGTACTCGTGATGGGCGATTTCAATGCCGACGGCTCTTACTACAATGAATCGGCCCTGGAAGCGGTATTCCCGGTCGAAGCATACGAAATCGTCATTACCAACGATTTTGACACCACCGTTGCCGCAAGCGACAATACCTACGACCGCTTCATCATCACCGACAGCGCAAGGGAAGATTTTACCGGCAATCGGGGAGTGCTGCGTTTCGACGAGGAATTCGACTTTTCCCTCTACAGCATAAAACCCCTGGATGTAAGCGATCATTACCCCATCTGGGCGGAGTTCTACACTGAGAGGGATACGGATTAA
- the zwf gene encoding glucose-6-phosphate dehydrogenase, translating to MHSLIIFGASGDLTSRKLIPALYKLFLKKRLPSINIVGFSRTSMDDNAWRGKLAETTRRFAADVFSEESWNAFALLIHYHAGDIAKSESFASLDSYLGVLEQAAGEADESNRLYYLATAPQFYEAAAEQLGAAGLAAESPGKSRRVVIEKPFGTDLVSARHLNEVIHRNFDESQIYRIDHYLGKETVNNMLVLRFANAIFEPIWNRNYISDIQITANEDILIGRRSLYYEKAGILRDMFQNHLLQILTFTAMEPPARFDAKAIRDEKVKVLQSIRAMAEKEAPLNSIRGQYRSYRDEEGVAKGSQTATYGAVRLFIDNWRWKDVPIFLRSGKGMSCMSTQVVINFRQPPHSMFKEFSNSVPEGNRLLLQLQPAEGIQIHFMTKIPDTDMKIRMSELNFNFKNSFSGVMPDSYERLLLDALHGDASLFARSDEVEAAWRIIDPIQKAWDSGIMQDPEFYETGSTGPVQADRWIESFGQKWFDLCPIV from the coding sequence ATGCATTCCCTGATCATTTTTGGAGCTTCCGGCGATTTAACCAGCCGCAAGCTGATTCCCGCATTATATAAGCTCTTTCTCAAGAAGCGGCTGCCGTCCATCAATATTGTCGGGTTTTCCCGGACCTCCATGGACGACAACGCATGGCGGGGTAAATTAGCCGAGACCACCCGGCGCTTTGCTGCGGATGTTTTTTCCGAAGAATCCTGGAATGCCTTTGCCCTTCTGATCCATTACCATGCAGGGGATATAGCAAAAAGCGAATCCTTTGCATCCCTGGATTCATATCTTGGCGTACTGGAACAGGCAGCTGGAGAAGCGGATGAATCGAACCGGCTTTATTATCTTGCCACAGCGCCCCAGTTTTACGAAGCTGCAGCGGAGCAGCTAGGCGCCGCCGGGCTTGCTGCAGAGTCGCCGGGGAAATCGCGGCGGGTGGTAATTGAGAAGCCCTTTGGCACGGATCTGGTTTCTGCCCGGCATTTGAATGAGGTCATCCACCGTAATTTCGACGAATCCCAAATTTACCGGATCGACCATTACCTTGGCAAAGAAACAGTGAACAATATGCTGGTGCTGCGTTTTGCCAATGCGATTTTTGAACCAATCTGGAACCGCAATTATATCAGCGATATTCAGATTACAGCCAACGAAGATATACTGATAGGTCGGCGCTCCTTGTATTACGAAAAGGCGGGGATATTGCGGGATATGTTTCAAAATCACCTGCTGCAGATCCTGACCTTTACAGCCATGGAACCCCCGGCCCGGTTTGACGCAAAGGCGATCCGGGACGAAAAGGTGAAGGTGCTGCAATCCATTCGGGCAATGGCGGAGAAGGAGGCCCCCCTTAATTCCATACGGGGCCAATACCGGAGCTACCGTGACGAAGAGGGGGTGGCCAAAGGAAGCCAGACAGCCACCTACGGAGCGGTCCGGCTGTTCATCGATAACTGGCGCTGGAAGGATGTCCCGATTTTCCTCCGCAGCGGCAAGGGCATGTCCTGCATGTCCACCCAGGTGGTCATTAATTTCAGGCAGCCCCCCCACAGCATGTTTAAGGAATTTTCAAACTCCGTTCCTGAAGGGAATCGCCTGCTCTTGCAGCTTCAGCCGGCAGAAGGAATCCAAATTCACTTTATGACGAAAATCCCCGATACAGACATGAAAATCCGCATGTCGGAGCTTAACTTCAATTTCAAGAACAGTTTTTCCGGGGTCATGCCCGATTCCTATGAGCGGCTGCTTCTGGACGCCCTCCACGGCGATGCGTCCCTTTTTGCCCGGAGCGACGAAGTCGAAGCGGCATGGCGCATAATCGATCCGATCCAGAAAGCCTGGGACAGCGGCATTATGCAGGACCCTGAATTTTATGAAACCGGATCGACCGGCCCGGTCCAGGCAGATCGTTGGATAGAATCCTTTGGGCAGAAGTGGTTCGATCTCTGCCCCATTGTTTAG